The nucleotide window CGTGCAGGAGATCTACCACAACGGCAGCTTCGAAAGCTGATCGCTCCTTGCATGAAAAAGCCGGGCACCGCCCGGCTTTTTTGTGCCCGGGGTGCGACAGCATGTCGCACCCCGGGCAGCCACCCTCTTTGGCAAAAATTGTTCCCCGTCAAGGCATTGGCTTCAAGCCCCGGCCACGACAGGGGAAACTTGCGTTGGGTCAAATGGCCTGGCCGGCGGGCCCTTACCCTGGCCGCAAGCCCAAGCAGCAAGAGCCTTGCCCATGAAAAACCTGTTCACCCTGAGCCCCATTGCCCTGGCCCTGCTGGCCGGCACCGTCCAGGCCGCCCCCCAGCTTGAGGATGTCGAGCGCATCCAGGTTACCGGCAGCCATATCCAGCGCAGCGACTGGGAGAGCCACAGCCCCATCACCGTCATCGACAAGGCGCAGATCGCCCGCTCCGGCATCAACAACCTGGAGGAGCTGCTCCAGGAGCTGAGCCTGTCCGCCGGGCCGGCCGGCAACGCCACCAACGCCTACTGGACCAGCAACGGCTACGGCACCGCCCAGGTCGACCTGCGCGGCCTCGGCATCAAGCGCACCCTGGTGCTGCTGAACGGCCGCCGCCTCATCAACGGCGGCACCGGCGCCAACGACGCCGTGGATCTCAACCTGATCCCCCTGCCCCTCATTGAGCGCATCGAAGTGCTGCGCGACGGCGCCTCCGCCATCTACGGCGCCGACGCCGTGGCCGGGGTGGTCAACCTGATCACCCGCAAGGCCATGGACGGCGTCGAGCTCTTTGGCCAGTACGGCCAGACCAGCAAGGGCGACGGCGCCCAGCGCAGCCTCAACCTGCTGGCCGGCACCCGCCTTGGCGACACCGAGCTGGCCCTGAACCTCAACTACGTCAACACCGACGCCGTGCTGCAGTCCGCCCGCCACCCCTGCCCCCTGGAGGAAACCGAGCAGGGCCTCGAATGCATCGGCAGCGGCTCTACCCTGGGTGGCCGCGCCCACCTGGCCGACGGCACCGAGCTGCAGTTCAACCAGGATCCCGGCGGCGACGGCGACTTCTTCGAAGCCTATGATCCGCAAAAGCACGGCTTCAACTGGTTCCCCTTCCTCAATGCCGTCAGCCCCAGCGAGCGCTTCAACGCCGCCCTCACCCTCAGCCATGAGCTGAGCGACGAGCTGCTGCTCAGCGCCGAGCTTATCCACGGCCACCGCGAGTCCGAGCAGATAGTCACCCCCAGGACACTGCGCTCGGCCAGCGTCAGCGCCGCCTTCCCCTTCAACCCCACGGGCCAGGATCTCACCCTCAAGAAGCGCCGCATCCTCGAGGCCGGGGTGCCCTTCTTCTACCAGGAGACCGACATCACCCAGGGCACCCTGGCCCTGGAGGGCAGCCTGGCCGGCGATTACCAATGGCAGCTGAGCTGGAGCCGGGGCATCAACACCGCCAGGGACGGCTGGTCCCAGGACTATGACCAGCAGCGGATCCAGGCCACCCTGGACGAAAGCCAGTGCTCCACGGCCCCCGGCGCCGCCATCCCCTGTGGCGACTACTTCGGGGTCGGCGACCTCAGCCCGGCGGTGCTGGACCATATCGGCTACCAGCGCGAAGGCAGCGGCGGCAACGAGCTGGACAGATTCGCCGCCGACATCAACGGCGACCTCTACGAGCTGCCGGCCGGCCCCCTGGCCTTTGCCGCCGGCATCGAATACCGCCAGGAAAGCGGCTGGCGCGATCCGGACCCGGTGGTGCTGGCAAACGGCGGCGAAGACGCCATCCGCGGCGAAACCCGGGTCCGGGAAGTGTTCGGCGAGCTGGCCCTGCCCCTGGCGGCGGAGCTCAGTGGCGTCAAATCCCTGGAGCTGAGTCTGGCCCTGCGCCACTCCGACTACGACGACTTCGACGCCAAGACCACCTACAAGGCCGGCCTCAAGTGGGTCGTCAACGACCACTGGATGCTGCGAGCGGTGCGCTCCACCGCCTTCAGGGCCCCCAGCATCACCGAACGTTTCGGTGGCACCAACCAGGAAAACCTGCTCACCATAGACCCCTGCGACGGCGCCACCGGCACCATCGCCGCCAACTGCCTGGCCGACGGTGTGCCGGCCGGCTTCCAACAGGACGGCAGCACCATACTGACCGGGGTCGGCGGCAATCCAGACGTGCAGCCGGAAGAGGCCGACACCCTGAACCTGGGGCTGATCCTGGAGTACGGCGACCTGAGCGCCAGCCTGGACTATTTCGACATCCGCCTGGACGACGCCATCGGCAGCGTCGGCGGCACCGACCAGCTCAGGCTCTGCTACACGGCTCCGCGCCAGTACGCCGGTTTCTGCCAGGGCTTCGAGCGGGATCCGATCACCCACCAGGTGACATTGCTCACCAAGAGGCCCATCAACGTGGCCAGGGAAAGGGTACGGGGCCTGGATCTGTCCCTGAGCTACCGCCATCTGCTGTTGGGCCTCGACAGCCAGTGGCAGCTGGACGCCACCCGGTTGCTCGAGCATGAGCGCACCGCCTTCCCCGGCGCCGAGACCGAGCAGCTGCTGGGCCTGATCACCGCCGACCAGGGCAGCTTCGCCAAATGGCGGGCCAATGCCAGCTGGGTGCTGGCCGGCGACGCCTGGACCCTGGGCTGGACCGGCCGCCTCATCGGCAAGGCCGACGACCAAAACGGCGGCGGCCCCATTGGCCGGGCCGTGCCCACCGTGGTCTACCACGACCTCAGCGCCAGCTACCGCCTCGGCGAGGATCTGGAGCTGAGGGCCGGCATCGACAACCTGTTCGACAAGGCCGCGCCCTTCCTCACCTCCTGGAACGACGCCAACACCGACGTCTTCACCTACGATCTGCTGGGCCGGCGCTGGCGCCTGGGCCTGAACTACCGCTTCTAGGGCGAGCCATTAAAAAAGCCGGGACTGGATCCCGGCTTTTTTGTGCTCCATCTGGTTACTTCTCGGCGCTACCGATCAGCATGGCGCCGGGTGCCAGTGCAGGTGGTGTTCGTACCGGTCCTCACCCACCAGCTCGAAGCCAAGCCGCTCGTAGAGGCCGCGGGCCGGGTTGCCCTTGAGCACCTTCAGGGCCAGGAACTTGCCGCTGTGCTCGGCCATGGCCATAAAGCGCCTGAGCACCTGGCTGGCAATGCCCCGGCCCTGGTATTCGGGCAGGATCTGCAGCTGCAGTATGTCGACCCGTTCGGCCGATTCGTGGAATTTGACCAGGCCGATGGGCTCGTCGCCCTGGTGCAGCAGGTAGGCGCAGCCGTAGAGGTCGTCGATGCGGAAACGGTGGTCGTCATCGCTGAGGAAGAGTCCCACCCGCTCCAGGTGCTCGGTCATGGTGCGCTTGCGAAGCGTCAGCAGGAAGTCCCTGTCGGCATCGCTGGCCCTGATCAGGCGCACATCCGCCATGGCAACCGAACCCGCGTTGCCAGGCTCTTCCCAGGCGCTGCCGGGCTGCTGGCTCTGTTTCTGCTGCGCCATGATAATCCCTTTGTCATCAACCACCTCAGGGATTCTCGACTTTTCCCGCACGCCTGGCAAGCAAGGCCGCGATAGTTAACTACCCTATGGCTATGGGATTTCCACCTTGGCCAGGGAAGGACATGAAGAAAGTCAAAAGTGTACTGGCGCGCATCGCGGCGCTGAAACAGGGCCAGCTGGCCCTGGTGATGGGAGGCCTGTTCCTGGCCGGCATGATCTTCACCCTCTTCTATGTCCAGCGCCTGCAGAGCCAACTGGTCCAGAGCACCGTATTGGAGCACAGCCAGCTCTACACCCAGGCCCTGAGCGAGTTCCGCTCCATCTACACCTCCGAAGTGGTGGCCAGGGCCAAGGCCCAGGGCCTGGAAATCACCCATGACTACGAGAGCAGGCCCGGCGCCCTGCCCCTGCCGGCCACCCTGTCCATGAAGCTGGGCGAGCAGATCGGTGCCCGCAGCCATGGCGCCCAGGCCAGGCTCTACAGCGCCTACCCCTTCCCCTGGCGCAGCCAGCAGGGTGGCGGCCTGCAGGACGCTTTTGCCAGGGACGCCTGGACCTTCCTGCAGGCCAACCCGGGCCAGCACTATTCCCGGTTCGAAACCGTGCAGGGCCAGAGCGTGCTGCGTTTCGCCAGCGCGGATTTGATGCAGCCCGCCTGTGTCCAGTGCCACAACAGCCACCCGGACTCGCCAAAGTCCGACTGGCAGGTCGGCGACGTTCGCGGCGTGCTGGAGGTGATCTATCCCATGAACAGGATCACCAGCGCCGCCAACGCCTCCATGACCGACCTCATCCTGGTGCTGCTGGGCATCACGGCGCTGATGGTGGCCTGCATCTGGGCGGTGATCCTCAGCCTGGGCAAGGCCAAGGAGCAGGCCGAGCAGGCCAGCCAGACCAAGAGCATGTTCCTGGCCTGCATGAGCCATGAGATCCGCACCCCCATGAACGGCATCTTCGGGGTGTTCGAGCTGCTCAAGAAGGGCCGCCTGGACAAGGGCCAGCAGGATCTCACCGAGATGGGCCTCAGGTCGGCCTCCAGCCTGCTCAAGCTCATCGACGAGATCCTCGACTTCTCGAAACTGGAAGCCGACAAGGTGGAGCTGGACGAGATCCCCTACCAGCTGAGGGAGGAGCTGACCAGCCTGGTGGATCTGTTGTGCGGCCAGAGCAGCAAGAAGGGCGTAACCCTGGCGCTGACCCTGGCGCCCGAGCTGCCGCAGCAGGTGCAGGGGGATCCGGTGCGGCTACGCCAGATCCTCACCAACCTGGTCGGCAACGCCATCAAGTTCACTCCCGAGGGTGGCCGTATCCTGGTGGACGTGCGGCTGCTGGCCCAGGAGGGCCGGCGTTACCAGCTCAGGTTCCAGGTCAGCGACACCGGCATCGGCATGAGCCAGGAACAGCTGAGCCGGATCTTCGAGGCCTTCACCCAGGCCGACAACGCCACCACCAGGGAATACGGCGGCACCGGCCTGGGCCTGACCATCGCCAACCGCCTGGTGACGATGATGGGGGGCCAGATCCAGGTCAGCTCCCAGCGCGGCACGGGCAGCACCTTCACCTTCGACATCTGGCTGACCGGCCTGGATCAGGGCCTTGGCAGGGACCAAGGGCCCTTTGCCGGCGTTCGGGTGGCGATCTGCAGCCAGGACAGCGTATTGACCGACACCCTGGAGCGGATCCTGGCCAGCTGGGCCATGGTGCCCACCAGGCTGGCACCGGACGCGATCACCGCTGCCGAACTCGGCGATGCCCGGATCCTGCTGCTGGATCTGGAGCAGGACTGCCAGCAGCTGTACCTGCTGCTGGATGGCCAGGCCAAACTGCCCGAAGCCGCCCGCCCGGCCCTGATCTCGGTCGGCCCGGCCCCCACCAGCCTGCTGCCCGCCCCCTACCCGGCGCTGTTCCATGCCAGCCTGGAAAAGCCGCTGATCCAGTCGGCGCTGTACAATCATTTCGCCGCCCTGCTGGCGGTCAGGCAACCCACCTCCCAGGACGACACCGCCAGCGAGAGCCAGCACTTCTCGCTGCGGGTGCTGCTGGCCGAGGACAACAGGGTCAACCAGGAGGTGGCCACCCAGATGCTGGAGGAGATCGGCTGCCGGGTGGACTGCGCCGAGAATGGCCGCCTGGCCCTGGAGATGACCCGCCTGGAACACTACGACATCATCTTCATGGACTGCCACATGCCGGTGATGGACGGCTACCAGGCGACCCGGCAGATCCGCAGCGAGGAAAAACAACAGGCATCCCGGCACCAGCTGATCGTCGCCCTGACCGCCAATGCCCTGGCCGGCGACCGTGAGAAATGCCTGGAGGCCGGCATGGACGACTACCTCTCCAAGCCCTTCTCCTTCGAAGCGCTCGAAGCCGTGTTGAGCAGGTATTTCAGCCCCAGTGCCGTGGCCAGCGGCGCCAGCGAGGTGCTGGACGATGCCCAGGCAGCCCGGCTCAGGGCCAAGGGCAAGCCGGGCCAGCCCAGCCTGATGACCAGGCTGAGCCGGCTCTACCTGGAGGAGTCCAGGCCGATGGTGGACCAGCTGAAGGCCTGCCTGGATCAGGGCGACCTCCAGGGCGGGGCGGGGCTGGCCCACAGCCTCAAATCGTCCACCGCCAACCTGGCGGCGCCGGCCCTGGCCGACCACTTCAAGACCCTGGAAGGCCTGCTGCTTGACGGCAGGGGCGATGACGCCAAGGCCCTGCTGGCAGGGCTGATGCCCGACTTCGAGGCCCTGTGCAGGCAACTGCAGCTGGAGGCCCAGGGCCAGACCAATCCCGTGGACAAGGACTGAGCGATGACAAGAAGGCACCAACTGACCCGGGTCCTGGTGGTGGACGACGACGCCACCACCAGGCTGATGATGGAAGAATCCCTGGACGATCTGGGCATGGTGGTGGATACGGCCGCAAGCGGCGACGGCCTGCTCGACAGGCTCGCCGGCCAGATGCCAGACCTGATCCTGCTGGACGTGAACCTGCCCGGCCAGAATGGCTTCGAGCTGTGCGAGGCCATCCGCGATGCGCCGGGCGGCGCCCAGGTGCCCATCGTCATGATCACCGGCAAGGACGATCTGGCCTCCATCCACCAGGCCTTCGAAAACGGCGCCACCGACTTCATCGCCAAGCCCATCAACTGGGATCTGCTGCCCTTTCGCGTCCGCTACCTGCTGCGCAACAGCCAGTTCTACAAGGATCTCTGCACCAACCGCCAACAGCTGATCAACACCAAGAAGGTGGCCCGCATCGCCGACTGGTCCTGGGATCTCAGCCAGGGCCAGGGTTACTGGTCCCCCGAGCTGTACCGGCTGCTGGAGCTGCCCCTGAACAGCCCCGTCGGCAGCCAGCACCAGCTGCTGGATCATGTCTATGACGAAGACAGGGACAGGGTGGCCGATGTCCTGGAGCGGCTGTTCAACGAGCACCAGCCCTACGACATCGAATACCGGCTGTTCCGAGGCGAAGGCGAGACCTGCCTCTATGTGCAGGAGCGCTCCCTGGTCATCAACGACGAGCAGGGCCATCCCCAGTTCATCATCGGCACCATCCAGGACATCAGCCAGCGCAAGGAATTCGAGGCGGAGATCCACTTCCTGGCCTGCCATGACAGCCTCACCGGTTTCCTCAACCGCGCCGCCTTTCGCGAGCGCCTGGAGGCCGCCATGGCCAGGGCCAATCGCCACGGCTACGGCCTGCCGGTGCTCTTTTTCGACCTGGACGACTTCAAGGCCGTCAACGACCGCCTTGGCCATGACACCGGCGATCGCCTGCTCAAGGCCATTGCCCAGAGGATGAAGGCGGTCTTGCGCCGTTACGACGAGTTGGGCCGGACCGGGACCGCCAAGCGCTCGGAAGACAGCGCCGGCCGCTGGGGCGGCGACGAGTTCGTCGCCCTGCTGGACATGGCCGCCGATCCCAAGGATCTGGTGCGCATCTGCCGGCGGCTGCTGGACAGCATCCAGGCGCCCGTCGACCTGGGCAGCCAGGCGCTGCAGATCAACGCCAGCATCGGCATCGCCCTCTATC belongs to Gallaecimonas sp. GXIMD4217 and includes:
- a CDS encoding TonB-dependent receptor, coding for MKNLFTLSPIALALLAGTVQAAPQLEDVERIQVTGSHIQRSDWESHSPITVIDKAQIARSGINNLEELLQELSLSAGPAGNATNAYWTSNGYGTAQVDLRGLGIKRTLVLLNGRRLINGGTGANDAVDLNLIPLPLIERIEVLRDGASAIYGADAVAGVVNLITRKAMDGVELFGQYGQTSKGDGAQRSLNLLAGTRLGDTELALNLNYVNTDAVLQSARHPCPLEETEQGLECIGSGSTLGGRAHLADGTELQFNQDPGGDGDFFEAYDPQKHGFNWFPFLNAVSPSERFNAALTLSHELSDELLLSAELIHGHRESEQIVTPRTLRSASVSAAFPFNPTGQDLTLKKRRILEAGVPFFYQETDITQGTLALEGSLAGDYQWQLSWSRGINTARDGWSQDYDQQRIQATLDESQCSTAPGAAIPCGDYFGVGDLSPAVLDHIGYQREGSGGNELDRFAADINGDLYELPAGPLAFAAGIEYRQESGWRDPDPVVLANGGEDAIRGETRVREVFGELALPLAAELSGVKSLELSLALRHSDYDDFDAKTTYKAGLKWVVNDHWMLRAVRSTAFRAPSITERFGGTNQENLLTIDPCDGATGTIAANCLADGVPAGFQQDGSTILTGVGGNPDVQPEEADTLNLGLILEYGDLSASLDYFDIRLDDAIGSVGGTDQLRLCYTAPRQYAGFCQGFERDPITHQVTLLTKRPINVARERVRGLDLSLSYRHLLLGLDSQWQLDATRLLEHERTAFPGAETEQLLGLITADQGSFAKWRANASWVLAGDAWTLGWTGRLIGKADDQNGGGPIGRAVPTVVYHDLSASYRLGEDLELRAGIDNLFDKAAPFLTSWNDANTDVFTYDLLGRRWRLGLNYRF
- a CDS encoding GNAT family N-acetyltransferase, whose amino-acid sequence is MAQQKQSQQPGSAWEEPGNAGSVAMADVRLIRASDADRDFLLTLRKRTMTEHLERVGLFLSDDDHRFRIDDLYGCAYLLHQGDEPIGLVKFHESAERVDILQLQILPEYQGRGIASQVLRRFMAMAEHSGKFLALKVLKGNPARGLYERLGFELVGEDRYEHHLHWHPAPC
- a CDS encoding ATP-binding protein codes for the protein MKKVKSVLARIAALKQGQLALVMGGLFLAGMIFTLFYVQRLQSQLVQSTVLEHSQLYTQALSEFRSIYTSEVVARAKAQGLEITHDYESRPGALPLPATLSMKLGEQIGARSHGAQARLYSAYPFPWRSQQGGGLQDAFARDAWTFLQANPGQHYSRFETVQGQSVLRFASADLMQPACVQCHNSHPDSPKSDWQVGDVRGVLEVIYPMNRITSAANASMTDLILVLLGITALMVACIWAVILSLGKAKEQAEQASQTKSMFLACMSHEIRTPMNGIFGVFELLKKGRLDKGQQDLTEMGLRSASSLLKLIDEILDFSKLEADKVELDEIPYQLREELTSLVDLLCGQSSKKGVTLALTLAPELPQQVQGDPVRLRQILTNLVGNAIKFTPEGGRILVDVRLLAQEGRRYQLRFQVSDTGIGMSQEQLSRIFEAFTQADNATTREYGGTGLGLTIANRLVTMMGGQIQVSSQRGTGSTFTFDIWLTGLDQGLGRDQGPFAGVRVAICSQDSVLTDTLERILASWAMVPTRLAPDAITAAELGDARILLLDLEQDCQQLYLLLDGQAKLPEAARPALISVGPAPTSLLPAPYPALFHASLEKPLIQSALYNHFAALLAVRQPTSQDDTASESQHFSLRVLLAEDNRVNQEVATQMLEEIGCRVDCAENGRLALEMTRLEHYDIIFMDCHMPVMDGYQATRQIRSEEKQQASRHQLIVALTANALAGDREKCLEAGMDDYLSKPFSFEALEAVLSRYFSPSAVASGASEVLDDAQAARLRAKGKPGQPSLMTRLSRLYLEESRPMVDQLKACLDQGDLQGGAGLAHSLKSSTANLAAPALADHFKTLEGLLLDGRGDDAKALLAGLMPDFEALCRQLQLEAQGQTNPVDKD
- a CDS encoding EAL domain-containing protein, coding for MTRRHQLTRVLVVDDDATTRLMMEESLDDLGMVVDTAASGDGLLDRLAGQMPDLILLDVNLPGQNGFELCEAIRDAPGGAQVPIVMITGKDDLASIHQAFENGATDFIAKPINWDLLPFRVRYLLRNSQFYKDLCTNRQQLINTKKVARIADWSWDLSQGQGYWSPELYRLLELPLNSPVGSQHQLLDHVYDEDRDRVADVLERLFNEHQPYDIEYRLFRGEGETCLYVQERSLVINDEQGHPQFIIGTIQDISQRKEFEAEIHFLACHDSLTGFLNRAAFRERLEAAMARANRHGYGLPVLFFDLDDFKAVNDRLGHDTGDRLLKAIAQRMKAVLRRYDELGRTGTAKRSEDSAGRWGGDEFVALLDMAADPKDLVRICRRLLDSIQAPVDLGSQALQINASIGIALYPQDADTAAGLIGAADKAMYAAKSAGKGRFAFANPRLHDQANRYLQMEAKLHEAIAGDELRLFYEPVVELATGRTVGMEARLRWQLDRDEALSPHEFWDVACQSHLRHDIESWVLAKAASQARQWQQQGREHWLSINLSQAQLLHRDFLGHLDQLLASLDLNPHRLRFELPESALERSSEELRQAIDELRARGCGFYIEGFGLGQLSLHHLGQYGVDGLKVAREIVAALGRGQAEFNLLKGIVAMGLSLDLDVVAVGVDDAAQQAALQGLDGLLVQGLQFGPPQPLDEGVQAGSCS